One Desulfovibrio sp. genomic window carries:
- a CDS encoding translation initiation factor 2, with protein sequence MIDCPLHGSHGSKNCVADACFVILAALYALSVAFGIVPLSGRGADLDTDLACYAFAMAGEHQPENFHADPLLSEATPANSLWNLQQFTAEMLTPGDQYAVGLLRAGALIIFVYLTGMYLLGRWFYGGPGPALILALLMSVTIWVGWGTFWGVTHSDPVPRTFFAALWPFMLMGAVAALRHAAWRPAVMLVAGLGMWVHGLGALNTGAMFFLAFAFHRPRGWAWSRHILSLMLCLVVYFVPVLLFLWPSLGQKRALGPVELEIFHELFSQRWAKDYGHFAKRLALFLSLDKPVFWILLAGVGSWFVVLRRGSERLRRLATMYPAFVLALALVATFSWLESLLAPRVGRLPMAHEFVRGLRYLLPLAWIMIGGVLGILWPRFAGWLRTGFCVLAVLLLLLCSGDRQNMAALYAIAEKTGLPLPYVTRAKENAARAQNHREALEALRELTVPGDVVFSNSGDLGVRHIAQRGLFLTFKDGYHPYYNKNLDQARQWLGNEKLRTQSPTGYVDVWLKSGVPWIICDRPEDRETLEKYGQVVWENPGWLIVRRKADVFPPSSASPSEPSPDVPAAPADVPAAPADVAAPPAAPADTPTPPADVSTAPAAPADTPTPPADASVPKPQDARR encoded by the coding sequence ATGATCGACTGCCCCCTCCACGGGAGCCACGGCAGCAAAAACTGTGTGGCTGACGCATGCTTTGTGATTCTGGCCGCGCTTTATGCTCTGTCCGTGGCCTTTGGCATTGTGCCCCTTTCAGGACGTGGCGCAGATCTGGACACTGACCTCGCCTGCTATGCCTTTGCCATGGCTGGCGAACATCAGCCCGAGAATTTTCACGCCGACCCTCTGTTGAGCGAGGCAACGCCCGCCAATTCCCTCTGGAACCTCCAACAGTTTACGGCAGAAATGCTGACCCCTGGCGATCAGTACGCTGTGGGGCTGCTGCGGGCGGGCGCGCTCATCATCTTCGTCTATCTGACGGGCATGTATCTGCTGGGGCGCTGGTTCTACGGCGGGCCAGGGCCAGCCCTGATCCTGGCCCTGCTCATGAGCGTCACCATATGGGTGGGCTGGGGCACCTTCTGGGGCGTCACCCATTCTGACCCTGTTCCCCGCACCTTTTTTGCCGCCTTGTGGCCCTTTATGCTTATGGGGGCCGTGGCCGCGCTGCGCCATGCAGCCTGGCGGCCGGCAGTCATGCTTGTTGCCGGGCTGGGCATGTGGGTGCACGGTCTGGGCGCGCTGAACACAGGGGCCATGTTCTTTCTTGCCTTTGCCTTTCACAGGCCGCGGGGCTGGGCATGGTCACGGCATATATTGAGCCTCATGTTGTGCCTGGTGGTCTACTTTGTGCCTGTGCTGCTCTTTCTCTGGCCTTCGCTGGGGCAGAAGCGGGCTCTCGGGCCTGTGGAACTTGAAATATTCCATGAGCTCTTTTCCCAACGCTGGGCCAAGGATTACGGGCACTTTGCCAAACGGCTGGCGCTCTTTCTGTCTTTGGACAAGCCCGTATTCTGGATTTTGCTGGCCGGGGTTGGCAGCTGGTTTGTGGTGCTGCGGCGCGGCAGTGAGCGGTTGCGGCGTCTTGCGACCATGTATCCGGCCTTTGTACTGGCTCTTGCGCTGGTGGCCACGTTTTCCTGGCTGGAATCCCTTCTGGCGCCGCGTGTGGGGCGGCTGCCCATGGCGCACGAATTCGTGCGCGGGCTGCGCTACCTTCTGCCCCTTGCCTGGATAATGATCGGCGGGGTTCTCGGCATACTCTGGCCCCGGTTTGCCGGTTGGCTGCGCACAGGTTTCTGCGTGCTGGCCGTGCTGCTTCTGCTGCTTTGCAGTGGCGACAGGCAGAACATGGCCGCCCTGTATGCCATAGCGGAAAAAACAGGGCTTCCGTTGCCGTATGTGACCAGGGCAAAAGAAAATGCGGCCCGCGCCCAAAACCACCGCGAGGCGCTTGAGGCCCTCAGGGAGCTGACGGTTCCCGGAGATGTGGTGTTCAGCAATTCCGGCGATCTGGGCGTGCGGCATATTGCCCAGCGCGGCCTTTTTCTCACCTTCAAAGACGGCTACCACCCGTATTACAATAAAAATCTCGACCAGGCGCGGCAGTGGCTTGGCAATGAAAAGCTGCGCACACAGAGCCCCACGGGCTATGTGGACGTGTGGCTGAAATCCGGCGTGCCCTGGATTATCTGCGACAGGCCCGAAGACCGCGAAACGCTGGAAAAATACGGGCAGGTGGTGTGGGAAAATCCCGGCTGGCTTATTGTGCGCCGCAAGGCTGACGTTTTCCCGCCGTCATCCGCGTCTCCATCCGAGCCTTCACCTGATGTTCCCGCTGCTCCGGCTGACGTTCCCGCTGCTCCGGCTGACGTTGCAGCACCCCCGGCGGCCCCGGCGGACACGCCCACGCCTCCGGCGGACGTTTCCACCGCTCCCGCGGCCCCGGCGGACACGCCCACGCCTCCGGCGGACGCGTCCGTGCCAAAGCCTCAGGACGCCCGGCGGTAA
- a CDS encoding KUP/HAK/KT family potassium transporter, giving the protein MDTQKISPANVVKSLGLVFGDIGTSPIYTLAVIFMLTERTEANFIGILSLIIWTLLLLVTVEYACLAMSLSKGGEGGTIVLLSILRPLLRSGKKLGVASVLAFIGVSLLVGDGVITPAITILSAVEGLVLLPGLEDTPQWALVALALFVAIFLFSVQKKGSSKLSALFGPVMVVWFAALAFSGVVALAQAPGVVKAINPWYGIDFMLHHGLAGFFVLSEVILCATGGEALYADMGHMGRKPILAAWALVFTALLLCYMGQTAFLIHHPDTNNVLFEMIHSQASWLYAPFLVLSLLATIIASQSLISGIFSIMYQCMATHVMPLFKVDYTSREMHSQIYIASVNWALFVAVSLVIIGFQESHHLAAAYGLAVTGTMTITGILMVWIFHLRKRPWLCAAAFGICMLDVIYLVANFYKLPHGGYWSLVIAMIPLAVILIYTQGQKAVYQRMVPMDRESFIKEFTKERKEGHTIKGTGIFFLRSLDNVSPYICKTMFDNGIIYERNIMLSISRTYEPLGLECRFEDSPVEGIQIFTVTAGYMEVVDVDAILAEAGIKSRAIFYGVEDILTRSPLWKIYAVIKKLAPPFVQFYKLPLQSVHGVISRIVL; this is encoded by the coding sequence ATGGACACACAAAAAATTTCCCCAGCCAATGTTGTAAAATCCTTGGGTCTTGTCTTCGGTGACATCGGGACAAGCCCCATTTATACGCTGGCCGTTATCTTTATGTTGACAGAAAGAACGGAAGCGAATTTTATCGGCATTCTTTCTTTAATCATCTGGACTCTTCTGCTGCTGGTAACCGTTGAGTACGCCTGTCTGGCCATGAGCCTCAGCAAGGGCGGCGAAGGCGGCACCATTGTGCTGCTTTCCATCTTGCGGCCCTTGTTGCGGTCCGGCAAAAAGCTTGGCGTGGCCTCGGTACTGGCCTTTATAGGCGTGTCCCTGCTGGTGGGCGACGGCGTCATCACGCCCGCCATCACCATTCTGTCGGCAGTGGAGGGGCTGGTACTCCTGCCCGGACTGGAGGATACCCCGCAGTGGGCGCTGGTGGCGCTGGCCCTGTTTGTGGCCATTTTTCTTTTTTCTGTGCAAAAAAAGGGCAGCAGCAAGCTTTCCGCCCTGTTTGGCCCGGTCATGGTCGTATGGTTCGCGGCGCTGGCCTTTTCGGGCGTGGTGGCGCTCGCCCAGGCCCCGGGTGTGGTGAAAGCCATCAACCCCTGGTATGGCATCGACTTTATGCTGCACCACGGGCTGGCTGGCTTTTTTGTGCTGTCAGAAGTCATCCTGTGCGCCACAGGCGGCGAAGCCCTGTACGCGGATATGGGCCATATGGGGCGCAAACCCATCCTTGCGGCCTGGGCATTGGTGTTCACGGCCCTTTTGCTGTGCTATATGGGGCAGACGGCCTTTCTCATACACCATCCCGACACCAACAACGTACTTTTTGAAATGATCCACAGTCAGGCGAGCTGGCTGTACGCTCCCTTTCTGGTGCTGAGCCTGCTGGCGACCATTATTGCGTCACAATCGCTTATCAGCGGCATTTTCTCCATCATGTATCAGTGCATGGCCACCCACGTCATGCCCCTGTTCAAGGTGGATTACACCTCAAGGGAAATGCACTCGCAGATATACATAGCCTCGGTGAACTGGGCGCTTTTTGTGGCGGTGTCTCTGGTCATCATCGGCTTTCAGGAGTCGCACCACCTGGCGGCCGCCTATGGCCTGGCCGTTACGGGAACCATGACCATCACGGGTATTCTGATGGTCTGGATTTTCCACCTGAGAAAACGCCCCTGGCTGTGCGCCGCCGCCTTTGGCATCTGCATGCTTGACGTGATCTATCTGGTGGCCAACTTCTACAAACTGCCCCACGGCGGCTACTGGTCGCTGGTCATCGCCATGATCCCCCTGGCGGTCATCCTGATCTACACGCAGGGGCAGAAGGCCGTATACCAGCGCATGGTGCCCATGGACAGGGAGTCCTTCATCAAGGAATTCACCAAGGAGCGAAAGGAAGGCCACACCATCAAGGGTACGGGCATATTCTTTTTGCGCAGCCTGGACAACGTTTCGCCCTATATCTGCAAGACCATGTTCGACAACGGCATTATTTATGAGCGCAACATCATGTTGAGCATCTCGCGCACCTATGAGCCGCTCGGCTTGGAATGCCGTTTTGAAGACTCGCCCGTGGAGGGCATACAGATATTTACGGTTACGGCAGGCTATATGGAGGTTGTGGATGTGGACGCCATCCTTGCCGAGGCGGGCATCAAATCGCGCGCCATCTTCTATGGCGTGGAAGATATCCTGACCCGCTCGCCCCTCTGGAAGATTTACGCTGTCATCAAAAAACTGGCTCCGCCCTTTGTGCAGTTCTACAAGCTTCCCCTGCAGTCAGTACACGGGGTTATCAGCCGCATTGTCTTGTAG
- a CDS encoding type III pantothenate kinase: MQPELLLFDIGNTSIKIGLAHERQVLTSYTLRTDVGQTADNLGLSLIALLGHAGVAPQSLKACVASSVVPGFDPLLREAVSRYVDCPLLCVGMDLSVPLENRYERPGEVGADRLVGAYAARRQYPEAPGLLVVDFGTAVTIDCVNGDAYMGGLIFPGPRTALSALSREAAKLPRVNLDVRADEPMPGRNTTTSIQHGLVFGFACMVEGLTQRLKRQLPGPVKVLGTGGFAASIARVSPVFDHVLPTLLLEGLRRLYYEERTAL, translated from the coding sequence ATGCAGCCTGAACTTCTTCTTTTCGATATTGGCAATACTTCCATAAAGATTGGGCTGGCGCACGAACGGCAGGTGCTGACCTCATACACCCTGCGTACCGATGTGGGACAAACGGCGGACAATCTCGGCCTCAGTCTCATCGCCCTCCTGGGGCACGCGGGCGTTGCGCCGCAAAGCCTCAAGGCCTGCGTGGCCTCATCTGTGGTTCCGGGATTCGATCCCCTGCTGCGCGAGGCCGTGTCCCGCTATGTGGACTGCCCCCTGCTTTGTGTCGGCATGGATTTGTCGGTTCCCCTTGAAAATCGCTATGAACGTCCCGGCGAGGTCGGGGCCGACAGACTGGTGGGCGCTTACGCGGCGCGCCGCCAGTATCCCGAAGCGCCCGGACTGCTCGTGGTGGACTTTGGCACCGCCGTCACCATTGACTGCGTCAACGGCGACGCCTACATGGGCGGACTGATTTTTCCCGGCCCGCGCACGGCGCTGAGCGCGCTTTCGCGCGAAGCCGCCAAGCTGCCCAGAGTCAATCTGGACGTGCGGGCCGACGAACCCATGCCGGGGCGCAACACCACCACCAGCATACAGCATGGCCTTGTATTCGGCTTTGCCTGCATGGTGGAGGGGTTGACGCAGCGGCTTAAAAGACAGTTGCCCGGCCCTGTGAAAGTGCTGGGCACAGGAGGCTTTGCCGCCTCCATTGCCCGGGTAAGCCCGGTTTTTGATCATGTTCTGCCCACCTTGTTGCTTGAGGGTTTGCGGCGGCTGTACTATGAAGAGCGCACGGCGCTCTGA
- the eno gene encoding phosphopyruvate hydratase, whose amino-acid sequence MSSIASVFGREILDSRGNPTVEVEVTLESGLRARAAVPSGASTGSREALEMRDGDKARYCGKGVTKAVDHVNGEIADALLGMDVLRQVQVDNTLIDLDGTDNKSRLGANAMLGVSMACARVAASFVGLPLFKYLGGINAKVLPAPMMNIINGGAHAPNNLDIQEFMIMPVGAMTFRDSLRIGTEIFHTLQGILKKDGHVTSVGDEGGFAPNLKNHDEAFTYIIKAIEEAGYNPGTEVALAIDAASSEFFKDGKYVLAGEGKTFNNAEMSEWLGEFTRKYPLISIEDGMAESDWDGWGMLTASLGDHVQLVGDDVFVTNPSILAEGIAEGVANSILIKLNQIGTVTETLDTIEMAKEAAYTTVISHRSGETEDSFIADLAVGVNSGQIKTGSLCRSERMAKYNQLLRIEEELGDDAEFFGPMLAEYYSLGSDE is encoded by the coding sequence ATGAGCAGCATTGCCTCGGTATTTGGCCGTGAAATTCTGGATTCGCGTGGTAATCCCACCGTTGAGGTGGAAGTGACCCTGGAGTCCGGGCTCAGAGCGCGGGCCGCTGTTCCTTCCGGGGCTTCCACCGGCAGCCGTGAAGCTCTTGAAATGCGTGACGGCGACAAGGCGCGTTACTGCGGCAAGGGCGTCACCAAGGCCGTGGACCATGTGAACGGCGAAATCGCCGACGCCCTGCTTGGCATGGATGTGCTGCGCCAGGTGCAGGTAGACAATACCCTTATTGACCTCGACGGTACGGACAACAAGTCCCGTCTGGGCGCCAACGCCATGCTTGGCGTGTCCATGGCCTGCGCCAGGGTGGCGGCCTCGTTTGTGGGCCTGCCGCTGTTCAAGTACCTCGGCGGCATCAACGCCAAGGTGCTGCCCGCACCCATGATGAACATCATCAATGGCGGCGCTCACGCCCCCAACAACCTGGACATCCAGGAGTTCATGATCATGCCCGTGGGGGCCATGACCTTTCGTGATTCCCTGCGCATCGGTACGGAGATCTTCCATACCCTCCAGGGCATCCTCAAAAAGGACGGCCACGTCACCAGCGTGGGCGACGAGGGCGGCTTTGCCCCCAACCTCAAGAACCATGACGAAGCCTTTACCTACATCATCAAGGCCATTGAAGAAGCCGGCTACAATCCCGGCACTGAAGTGGCCCTGGCCATTGATGCGGCCTCCAGTGAGTTCTTCAAGGACGGCAAATACGTTCTGGCCGGTGAAGGCAAGACCTTCAACAATGCCGAAATGAGCGAATGGCTGGGCGAATTCACGCGCAAATATCCCCTCATCTCCATCGAAGACGGCATGGCCGAAAGCGACTGGGACGGTTGGGGAATGCTGACCGCCAGCCTGGGCGACCACGTGCAGCTGGTGGGCGACGACGTCTTTGTGACCAATCCCTCCATTCTGGCCGAGGGCATTGCCGAGGGCGTGGCCAACTCCATTCTCATCAAACTCAACCAGATCGGCACCGTCACCGAAACCCTGGACACCATCGAGATGGCCAAGGAAGCGGCGTACACCACCGTTATCTCGCACCGCTCCGGCGAAACGGAAGACAGCTTCATTGCCGACCTGGCTGTGGGCGTCAACTCCGGCCAGATCAAGACCGGCTCCCTGTGCCGCTCCGAGCGTATGGCCAAGTACAACCAGTTGCTGCGCATTGAAGAAGAACTGGGCGACGACGCCGAATTCTTCGGCCCCATGCTGGCGGAATACTATTCCCTCGGTTCCGACGAGTAG
- a CDS encoding sugar transporter produces MTTIKTPEGRRIWVPVLSLALAAFIFVTTEVLPIGLLPTIAKDLGETEAFTGLLIAVYAWCVALLSLPITALTAKVARRKLLLILFTVFVLGHGLSALAVNFTTLLLARICVAIAHAGFWSIASPIVVRITPPAMKARGLAIVIVGGSLATVLGVPLSTLVGQHFGWRVAFLLIGLLGSCIALILWRLLPALEAKDTGSFKSVPLLFRHKELALLYLQTVLAVTGYFLAYTYFAPLLIQVGGFPEAAVPAFLLVMGLAGIGGSLFATRLTFLKNKLVFAVPSFIIFLCLMVLNLSISRLLTVIPICILWGGSMAVLGLLFQSRILEIASHSADIATSIYSGIFNVGIGSGAFVGSIVFDKLGLSMTGYAGAAFFLATVLVSVYSARSVGAQPTTVTSPEYKVGGSGDKGGQA; encoded by the coding sequence ATGACGACGATCAAAACCCCGGAAGGCAGGCGCATTTGGGTTCCTGTGCTTTCTCTTGCGCTGGCAGCCTTTATTTTTGTAACGACTGAAGTCCTGCCCATCGGCCTGCTGCCCACCATTGCCAAGGACCTTGGCGAAACGGAGGCTTTTACGGGCCTTCTCATCGCCGTATACGCCTGGTGCGTGGCGCTGCTTTCACTGCCCATAACGGCCCTCACCGCAAAGGTGGCACGTCGCAAGCTGCTGCTGATTTTGTTTACCGTATTTGTGCTTGGGCACGGGCTTTCAGCCCTGGCCGTCAATTTTACCACCCTTTTGCTTGCGCGCATTTGCGTGGCCATCGCGCACGCGGGCTTCTGGTCCATCGCAAGCCCCATTGTCGTCCGCATCACGCCGCCCGCCATGAAGGCCAGGGGCCTTGCCATCGTCATTGTGGGCGGTTCTCTGGCCACGGTGCTCGGGGTGCCGCTCAGTACGCTGGTGGGCCAGCATTTTGGCTGGCGCGTGGCCTTTCTGCTTATCGGGCTGCTGGGCAGTTGCATAGCGCTGATACTCTGGCGGCTGCTCCCCGCGCTCGAAGCCAAGGATACGGGCTCCTTCAAAAGCGTTCCTCTTCTGTTCCGCCACAAGGAACTTGCGCTTCTGTATCTGCAAACCGTGCTGGCGGTGACGGGCTATTTTCTTGCCTACACCTATTTTGCGCCCCTGCTGATACAGGTCGGGGGCTTTCCGGAAGCGGCCGTGCCCGCGTTTCTGCTTGTCATGGGGCTGGCGGGCATTGGCGGCAGCCTGTTCGCCACGCGTCTGACCTTCTTGAAAAACAAACTGGTGTTCGCTGTGCCTTCGTTCATAATTTTTCTGTGTCTGATGGTGCTCAATCTTTCCATCAGCCGACTGCTGACCGTCATCCCCATATGCATCCTCTGGGGCGGCAGCATGGCCGTGCTTGGCCTGCTGTTCCAGAGCAGGATTCTTGAAATTGCCTCCCACTCGGCGGATATCGCCACCTCCATCTATTCGGGAATCTTCAATGTGGGCATTGGCAGCGGCGCTTTTGTGGGCAGCATCGTGTTCGACAAGCTGGGTCTGAGCATGACAGGCTATGCGGGGGCGGCGTTTTTTCTGGCCACCGTGCTTGTCAGCGTCTATTCCGCGCGCAGCGTCGGCGCACAACCCACAACCGTAACGTCGCCGGAGTATAAGGTCGGCGGCTCCGGTGACAAAGGAGGGCAGGCGTGA
- a CDS encoding DUF488 domain-containing protein — translation MNIILHRVYDHDSSEPGSVRILVDRIWPRGIAKATANWDVWLKEVAPSNDLRKWFAHDREKWGEFQQRYFAELDAAGPASAAVHELKTLLAGKHTAVFLYAAKDELCNNAVALKAYLEALPGKA, via the coding sequence GTGAATATCATCCTGCACCGTGTGTACGATCATGACAGTAGTGAACCCGGAAGCGTGCGCATCCTGGTTGACCGCATCTGGCCAAGAGGCATAGCCAAGGCAACCGCCAACTGGGACGTGTGGCTCAAGGAAGTGGCCCCGTCCAATGATCTGCGCAAATGGTTCGCCCATGACAGGGAAAAATGGGGCGAGTTTCAGCAGCGCTACTTTGCGGAGCTTGACGCGGCCGGGCCAGCCAGCGCGGCGGTTCATGAACTGAAGACGCTTCTTGCGGGCAAGCACACTGCGGTTTTTCTGTATGCCGCCAAGGATGAGCTCTGCAACAACGCGGTGGCCCTGAAAGCCTATCTGGAAGCCCTGCCCGGCAAGGCATAA
- a CDS encoding mechanosensitive ion channel family protein: protein MDEKEIIALLTDKYAIAAVVTVILFYFTIRGQKRSANIVVHLARVCAACALVVATSLCARELADKFGITLINPTYIDIFQRVVIVLILMREAFLGINRFCDHLAKTSGDATLGRMVARLLKAAICLCVMLLFGEYLGVSFAGLLTFGGIGGIAIGLASKNILGNFFSGLMLYFDRPFDIGDWVRSPDRKVEGTVMEIGWRMCKIMTFEHYPLYVPNDVFSSISIENIGRISSYRIKLQVGLRYEDADKVQAVAEGLEKMLQQDEGIDRDQTILVCFDEFADSSLNLMIYCYANTSDWSRFMKIQHNVYLKIIGVVHGLGADFAFPTRTLYLEKDAAVVPASAPVASPTAAPTPTAAATPTAAAAPAAVPATTSTPAAAPAAAPWL from the coding sequence ATGGACGAAAAAGAAATCATAGCGCTTCTGACAGACAAATATGCCATAGCCGCAGTTGTGACGGTTATCCTTTTTTATTTCACCATACGCGGGCAGAAGCGCAGCGCCAACATCGTGGTGCATCTGGCCCGCGTGTGCGCTGCCTGCGCCCTTGTGGTGGCCACAAGCCTTTGCGCACGCGAACTTGCGGACAAGTTTGGCATCACCCTCATAAATCCGACCTATATTGATATTTTTCAGCGCGTTGTCATCGTTCTTATCCTGATGCGCGAAGCCTTTTTGGGCATCAACCGTTTTTGCGATCATCTGGCGAAAACCAGCGGCGACGCCACCCTGGGGCGTATGGTGGCGCGCCTGCTCAAGGCGGCCATCTGCCTGTGCGTCATGCTGCTTTTTGGCGAATACCTGGGCGTGAGTTTTGCGGGCCTGCTGACCTTCGGCGGCATCGGCGGCATCGCCATCGGTCTTGCGAGCAAGAACATCCTTGGCAATTTTTTTTCGGGTCTTATGCTGTATTTCGACCGCCCCTTTGACATCGGCGACTGGGTGCGCTCCCCGGATCGCAAGGTTGAAGGCACCGTGATGGAAATCGGTTGGCGCATGTGCAAGATCATGACTTTCGAGCACTATCCCCTTTACGTGCCCAATGATGTTTTTTCCTCCATCAGTATTGAAAACATAGGGCGCATATCCAGTTACCGCATAAAGCTGCAAGTGGGCCTGCGCTACGAAGACGCGGACAAGGTGCAGGCCGTTGCCGAAGGTCTGGAGAAAATGTTGCAGCAGGACGAGGGGATAGACAGGGATCAGACGATTCTGGTCTGCTTTGACGAATTTGCCGACTCATCGCTGAATCTTATGATTTACTGCTACGCCAATACGTCGGACTGGAGCCGCTTCATGAAGATCCAGCACAACGTGTATCTGAAAATCATCGGCGTGGTGCATGGTCTTGGGGCAGATTTCGCCTTTCCCACGCGCACCCTATACCTTGAGAAGGACGCCGCCGTTGTACCGGCCTCCGCGCCGGTCGCCTCACCAACCGCCGCCCCCACACCAACCGCCGCCGCCACACCAACCGCCGCCGCCGCGCCAGCCGCCGTACCAGCCACCACATCCACACCAGCCGCTGCGCCAGCCGCCGCCCCCTGGCTCTGA
- the folD gene encoding bifunctional methylenetetrahydrofolate dehydrogenase/methenyltetrahydrofolate cyclohydrolase FolD produces the protein MIVIDGKKTAQDIRGELAAEVGAARAAGRRAPGLAVILVGEDPASQVYVRNKEKACVDVGIVSFAYRLPADTTQQDLLHRIRECNARPDVDGILLQLPLPKGLDAQACLLAIDPAKDVDGFHPENVGRLSLGLPGFVSCTPAGVIELLRRYNLPTRGKKAVVVGRSDIVGKPLALLLTRSGEFGDATVTICHSRTPDLAAECRSADFLFLAIGRPRLITGDMVRQGAVVIDVGINRGPDGLCGDADYESVSAKASAITPVPGGVGPMTIAMLLMNTVHSWRLRTAGE, from the coding sequence ATGATAGTGATTGACGGCAAGAAGACCGCGCAGGACATCCGCGGCGAACTGGCGGCCGAAGTGGGCGCAGCCAGGGCTGCTGGTCGCCGCGCGCCGGGGCTGGCTGTTATTCTGGTGGGTGAAGATCCGGCTTCGCAAGTATACGTGCGCAACAAGGAAAAAGCCTGCGTCGACGTGGGCATTGTTTCTTTTGCCTACCGCCTGCCAGCCGATACCACGCAGCAGGATCTGCTGCACCGCATCAGGGAATGCAACGCCCGGCCCGATGTGGACGGCATTTTGCTGCAATTGCCACTGCCCAAGGGGCTGGATGCCCAGGCCTGCCTGCTGGCCATTGACCCGGCAAAGGATGTGGATGGATTTCATCCCGAAAACGTGGGGCGGCTCTCGCTGGGGCTGCCGGGCTTTGTGTCCTGCACGCCTGCCGGGGTCATAGAACTTCTGCGCCGTTACAATTTGCCCACCAGGGGCAAGAAAGCCGTTGTGGTGGGGCGTTCGGACATCGTGGGCAAGCCCCTTGCCCTGCTGCTGACCCGCTCCGGCGAATTCGGCGACGCCACCGTCACCATCTGCCATTCGCGCACCCCCGATCTCGCGGCGGAATGCCGCAGTGCGGACTTTCTTTTTCTTGCCATCGGCAGGCCGCGCCTGATCACGGGCGACATGGTGCGCCAGGGCGCTGTGGTCATCGACGTGGGCATCAACCGTGGCCCCGACGGCCTGTGCGGCGACGCGGACTATGAAAGCGTGAGCGCCAAAGCCTCCGCCATCACGCCCGTTCCCGGCGGCGTCGGGCCCATGACCATTGCCATGCTGCTCATGAACACCGTCCATTCCTGGCGGCTGCGCACGGCTGGTGAATAG